In Zingiber officinale cultivar Zhangliang chromosome 3B, Zo_v1.1, whole genome shotgun sequence, a single window of DNA contains:
- the LOC121967609 gene encoding la-related protein 1B-like — translation MAAAAAAAAADPSSPSLSPRASLAARHPWPLVNGAEPEGPAADVLPSPSSPSPAVAIADLEISDRSPQEVHAEEWFTDAAQGTKQAWKRPDNVSAKAGGAVMGGAASWPALSETAKPSPKSSSSDTLKSLAEAPLSAPAGTTISTSSPKPNSNPYLSRNHTTPARQKTMKRGGGSNISSSFASGDGGMTLPSPSPTLSPMANSEKHAPSEIPFSPRDQITRKNTNWDRGNTLGRSVLHANDGSDLKSYGGYRRWNNGGGAGSHNNYNNHRDVERGVYDGYRRNAGGTDARMQPRNARLLRPPTSPVAPPFLGPPPQVGPFGNQIVFPDVPSPVFYIATQPPPGGVPFVPHPAVLPQMFIPTIDPQRSNLLKQIDYYFSAENLCRDVYLRQNMDEQGWVPVSLIAGFNRVKQLTNSIEFILETLQLSAVLEVQGDKIRKHHDWMNWVLPPTDKQSANVSSQLSTSPNFNNLAACHGIGYTYQNSMRLPNPSELLLSRSASGNLSNQIEVPVNHNWDANGQVMIADSDKIKPGRSLLRSDTF, via the exons atggccgccgccgccgccgccgccgctgctgATCCTTCTTCCCCCTCCCTCTCCCCGCGTGCCTCATTGGCCGCCCGCCACCCTTGGCCTCTGGTCAACGGGGCGGAGCCCGAGGGTCCTGCCGCCGATGTCCTGCCTTCGCCTTCCTCCCCATCGCCAGCCGTCGCGATCGCCGACCTGGAGATCTCAGATCGATCTCCCCAGGAGGTGCATGCAGAAGAATGGTTTACGGACGCCGCACAAGGTACGAAGCAGGCTTGGAAGCGGCCGGACAACGTGTCGGCGAAAGCGGGCGGAGCGGTGATGGGGGGAGCCGCGTCCTGGCCCGCTCTCTCCGAGACCGCCAAACCCTCCCCCAAATCGTCTTCGTCCGATACGCTGAAATCGCTTGCTGAGGCGCCTCTCTCTGCGCCCGCG GGTACTACGATTTCTACTTCTTCGCCAAAACCAAACTCTAATCCATATCTGTCCCGGAATCATACGACTCCTGCCCGTCAGAAAACAATGAAACGTGGCGGGGGCAGCAATATTAGTAGCAGCTTCGCATCTGGTGATGGTGGGATGACACTGCCTTCACCATCACCGACTTTATCACCTATGGCAAATTCGGAGAAGCATGCACCTTCAGAAATCCCATTCTCACCTCGAGACCAGATTACCAGGAAGAACACGAATTGGGACCGTGGAAATACCCTAGGAAGGTCGGTATTACATGCCAATGATGGTAGCGACCTTAAAAGCTATGGTGGCTACCGGAGGTGGAACAATGGTGGGGGTGCTGGTTCTCACAACAACTATAATAATCACCGTGATGTTGAGCGCGGAGTCTATGATGGATATCGTCGGAATGCAGGTGGCACAGATGCCCGCATGCAGCCACGGAATGCCAGGCTCCTCAGGCCGCCTACTTCACCAGTGGCGCCTCCTTTCCTCGGTCCTCCTCCTCAGGTGGGGCCTTTTGGCAATCAGATTGTTTTTCCTG ATGTACCTTCTCCTGTCTTTTATATTGCTACTCAGCCACCTCCTGGAGGTGTGCCCTTTGTACCTCATCCAGCAGTGCTTCCTCAGATGTTTATTCCAACTATTGATCCGCAGCGTTCTAATTTATTGAAGCAGATAGATTATTATTTCAG TGCAGAAAACTTGTGCAGAGACGTTTATCTGAGGCAGAATATGGATGAACAAGGATGGGTCCCAGTGTCTCTGATTGCTGGTTTTAATAGA GTCAAGCAATTAACAAACAGTATAGAATTTATATTAGAAACATTGCAGCTATCAGCGGTCCTTGAAGTACAG GGTGATAAGATAAGGAAGCATCATGATTGGATGAATTGGGTCTTGCCGCCAACGGACAAACAGTCAGCTAATGTTTCTAGTCAATTGTCAACATCTCCAAACTTCAATAATCTGGCGGCTtgtcatggaataggatatacttaccagaacagcatgagaTTACCAAATCCTAGTGAGCTTCTTCTTAGCAGATCAGCATCTGGGAATTTGAGTAACCAGATAGAAGTGCCAGTAAATCACAATTGGGATGCAAATGGTCAAGTCATGATTGCAGATTCTGATAAGATCAAACCTGGACGAAGTTTACTCAGGAGCGACACATTTTGA
- the LOC121968586 gene encoding NEP1-interacting protein-like 1 isoform X1, which yields MDGFARTASFRSSTSFPSSAAMRGRERGSRRCTVSFVVKRVACAVFICVFAIVGSLVGAITGALIGLATESGLLRGAGIGAISGAVFSIEAVESSLYLWRSRESGIWSVLYVFDIICSLFSGRIVREKVGPAMQNAVQSQISAIDLPSVEPSDLFATDSMTGGLSMDSVTRLPKIKITAANIEAAGDKFCCSVCLQDFETDETVRCLPHCQHLFHLPCIDSWLIRHGSCPLCRRDI from the exons ATGGACGGATTCGCCCGCACTGCTTCCTTCAGATCCTCCACTTCGTTCCCGTCTTCGGCGGCCATGAGAGGCAGGGAGAGAGGCAGCCGCCGATGCACTGTGTCTTTCGTGGTAAAAAGAGTCGCTTGTGCCGTTTTCATCTGTGTTTTTGCAATAG TTGGTTCATTAGTAGGGGCAATCACTGGTGCTCTTATTGGCCTAGCTACTGAGAGCGGATTACTACGTGGGGCTGGAATTGGAGCTATTTCAGGGGCAGTCTTCTCCATTGAAGCTGTTGAGTCATCTCTATATTTATGGAGATCCAGAGAGTCAGGAATTTGGAGTGTTTTATATGTG TTCGACATAATATGTAGCCTATTTAGTGGAAGAATTGTTCGGGAAAAGGTTGGCCCAGCAATGCAGAATGCTGTACAAAGCCAG ATCAGTGCTATTGACTTGCCTTCTGTAGAGCCCTCTGATTTATTCGCAACAGATAGCATGACAGGAGGGTTATCCATGGATTCTGTGACAAGGCTCCCAAAGATCAAAATTACTGCAGCTAATATTGAAGCTGCAGGTGACAAATTCTGCTGTTCAGTATGCCTGCAG GACTTCGAAACTGATGAAACAGTGAGATGTCTGCCTCATTGCCAACATTTGTTCCATTTGCCATGCATCGATAGCTGGCTCATCAGGCATGGCTCTTGTCCACTTTGTAGAAGAGATATCTAG
- the LOC121968586 gene encoding NEP1-interacting protein 1-like isoform X3, whose amino-acid sequence MHCVFRVGSLVGAITGALIGLATESGLLRGAGIGAISGAVFSIEAVESSLYLWRSRESGIWSVLYVFDIICSLFSGRIVREKVGPAMQNAVQSQISAIDLPSVEPSDLFATDSMTGGLSMDSVTRLPKIKITAANIEAAGDKFCCSVCLQDFETDETVRCLPHCQHLFHLPCIDSWLIRHGSCPLCRRDI is encoded by the exons ATGCACTGTGTCTTTCGTG TTGGTTCATTAGTAGGGGCAATCACTGGTGCTCTTATTGGCCTAGCTACTGAGAGCGGATTACTACGTGGGGCTGGAATTGGAGCTATTTCAGGGGCAGTCTTCTCCATTGAAGCTGTTGAGTCATCTCTATATTTATGGAGATCCAGAGAGTCAGGAATTTGGAGTGTTTTATATGTG TTCGACATAATATGTAGCCTATTTAGTGGAAGAATTGTTCGGGAAAAGGTTGGCCCAGCAATGCAGAATGCTGTACAAAGCCAG ATCAGTGCTATTGACTTGCCTTCTGTAGAGCCCTCTGATTTATTCGCAACAGATAGCATGACAGGAGGGTTATCCATGGATTCTGTGACAAGGCTCCCAAAGATCAAAATTACTGCAGCTAATATTGAAGCTGCAGGTGACAAATTCTGCTGTTCAGTATGCCTGCAG GACTTCGAAACTGATGAAACAGTGAGATGTCTGCCTCATTGCCAACATTTGTTCCATTTGCCATGCATCGATAGCTGGCTCATCAGGCATGGCTCTTGTCCACTTTGTAGAAGAGATATCTAG
- the LOC121968586 gene encoding NEP1-interacting protein 1-like isoform X2: protein MGENRNRITQRACLFLKLSYPVGSLVGAITGALIGLATESGLLRGAGIGAISGAVFSIEAVESSLYLWRSRESGIWSVLYVFDIICSLFSGRIVREKVGPAMQNAVQSQISAIDLPSVEPSDLFATDSMTGGLSMDSVTRLPKIKITAANIEAAGDKFCCSVCLQDFETDETVRCLPHCQHLFHLPCIDSWLIRHGSCPLCRRDI, encoded by the exons ATGGGAGAGAATCGGAACCGTATTACTCAGCGCGCCTGCCTCTTTCTAAAGCTGTCATATCCGG TTGGTTCATTAGTAGGGGCAATCACTGGTGCTCTTATTGGCCTAGCTACTGAGAGCGGATTACTACGTGGGGCTGGAATTGGAGCTATTTCAGGGGCAGTCTTCTCCATTGAAGCTGTTGAGTCATCTCTATATTTATGGAGATCCAGAGAGTCAGGAATTTGGAGTGTTTTATATGTG TTCGACATAATATGTAGCCTATTTAGTGGAAGAATTGTTCGGGAAAAGGTTGGCCCAGCAATGCAGAATGCTGTACAAAGCCAG ATCAGTGCTATTGACTTGCCTTCTGTAGAGCCCTCTGATTTATTCGCAACAGATAGCATGACAGGAGGGTTATCCATGGATTCTGTGACAAGGCTCCCAAAGATCAAAATTACTGCAGCTAATATTGAAGCTGCAGGTGACAAATTCTGCTGTTCAGTATGCCTGCAG GACTTCGAAACTGATGAAACAGTGAGATGTCTGCCTCATTGCCAACATTTGTTCCATTTGCCATGCATCGATAGCTGGCTCATCAGGCATGGCTCTTGTCCACTTTGTAGAAGAGATATCTAG
- the LOC121967612 gene encoding aconitate hydratase, cytoplasmic-like: MAGVLLARSSPRISSYSLSMSARCLPSLSASSPPPRPSRHASSPPPARHLADPRSTISHRALVRSSSAVSDRFESRFATMAMRNSYDSILATLPNPGGGEFGKYYSLPALSDARIDRLPYSIRILLESAIRNCDEFQVTAKDVEKILDWENTSHKQVEIPFKPSRVLLQDFTGVPAVVDLACMRDAMKQLGSDPNKINPLVPVDLVIDHSVQVDVARSENAVRANMEFEFQRNKERFGFLKWGSHAFQNMLVVPPGSGIVHQVNLEYLGRVVFNTGGILYPDSVVGTDSHTTMIDGLGVAGWGVGGIEAEAVMLGQPMSMVLPRVVGFKLTGKLRNGVTATDLVLTVTQMLRKHGVVGKFVEFYGEGMSELSLADRATIANMSPEYGATMGFFPVDHVTLQYLKLTGRCDATVAMIESYLRANKMFVDYSQPQIDRVYSSYLELNLEHVEPCASGPKRPHDRVPLKEMKVDWQSCLDNKVGFKGFGVPKESQNKIAEFSFHGSPAQIKHGDVVIAAITSCTNTSNPSVMLGAALVAKKACELGLEVKPWIKTSLAPGSGVVTKYLEKSGLQKYLNQLGFNIVGYGCTTCIGNSGDLDASVSAAIAENDIVAAAVLSGNRNFEGRVHPLTRANYLASPPLVVAYALAGTVDIDFEKEPIGTSKDGKKVYFKDIWPSTEEIAEVVQSSVLPNMFKSTYEAITKGNPMWNQLSVPSSTEYTWDHTSTYIHEPPYFKNMRMSPPGPHPVKDAYCLLNFGDSITTDHISPAGAIPKDSPAAKYLMEHGVDPKDFNSYGSRRGNDEVMTRGTFANIRLVNKLLKGEVGPKTIHIPTGEKLSVFDAAMRYKSEGHDTIVLAGEEYGSGSSRDWAAKGPMLQGVKAVIAKSFERIHRSNLVGMGIVPLCFKPGEDAETLGLTGHERYTMHLPSNVSDIKPGQDVTVTTDDGKSFTCTVRFDTEVELAYYDHGGILHYVIRSLINTKN; the protein is encoded by the exons ATGGCGGGGGTTCTCCTCGCACGCTCTTCGCCGCGCATCTCCTCCTACTCGCTTTCTATGTCAGCTCGTTGCTTACCCTCGCTCTCCGCATCGTCTCCCCCTCCGCGGCCCTCGCGCCATGCTTCCTCCCCGCCGCCTGCGCGCCACCTCGCCGACCCGCGGTCGACGATCAGCCACCGAGCGCTTGTCCGCTCTTCTTCTGCAGTCTCCGATCGATTTGAGAGCCGGTTCGCCACCATGG CGATGAGGAATTCGTACGACAGCATCTTGGCGACGTTGCCGAATCCGGGAGGTGGGGAGTTTGGGAAGTACTACAGCTTGCCGGCGCTCTCTGATGCCAGGATCG ATCGGCTTCCGTACTCAATAAGGATTCTTTTGGAATCTGCGATTCGGAATTGCGACGAGTTCCAGGTAACTGCAAAGGACGTAGAAAAGATCTTGGACTGGGAGAACACATCGCACAAACAAGTTGAGATCCCCTTCAAACCTTCTCGTGTTCTCCTCCAG GATTTTACTGGAGTTCCAGCTGTGGTTGACCTTGCTTGCATGAGAGATGCTATGAAACAACTGGGAAGTGATCCAAATAAAATCAACCCGTTA GTTCCAGTGGATCTTGTTATTGACCATTCTGTGCAAGTCGATGTGGCACGATCAGAGAATGCAGTGCGGGCAAACATGGAATTTGAATTCCAACGCAATAAGGAAAGGTTTGGTTTTCTCAAGTGGGGTTCCCATGCATTCCAAAACATGCTTGTTGTTCCACCAGGGTCTGGCATTGTGCATCAG gtgaacttagaGTATCTAGGTCGAGTTGTCTTCAATACTGGAGGAATTCTTTACCCGGACAGTGTTGTTGGCACTGATTCTCACACAACAATGATAGATGGACTAGGTGTTGCTGGCTGGGGTGTTGGTGGAATAGAAGCAGAAGCTGTGATGCTTGGACAG CCAATGAGTATGGTGCTTCCTAGAGTTGTCGGTTTCAAGCTCACTGGGAAATTGAGGAATGGTGTGACGGCTACAGACTTGGTTTTGACTGTGACCCAAATGCTAAGGAAGCATGGTGTTGTTGGGAAGTTTGTTGAGTTTTATG GAGAAGGCATGAGCGAACTTTCTTTGGCGGATCGAGCCACAATTGCAAATATGTCCCCTGAGTATGGAGCAACTATGGGTTTCTTCCCAGTTGATCATGTCACGCTGCAATATCTGAAATTGACTGGGCGGTGTGATGCAACT gTTGCCATGATAGAGTCCTACTTACGGGCTAATAAGATGTTTGTTGACTATAGCCAG CCTCAAATTGATAGAGTGTATTCATCTTATTTGGAGTTGAATCTTGAACATGTTGAACCATGTGCATCAGGACCTAAAAG GCCTCATGATCGAGTTCCTTTGAAAGAAATGAAAGTGGATTGGCAGTCTTGTTTGGATAACAAAGTTGGATTCAAG GGTTTTGGTGTGCCAAAAGAATCTCAAAATAAAATTGCAGAATTCTCTTTCCATGGTAGCCCTGCCCAGATAAAGCATGGTGATGTTGTCATTGCTGCGATTACCAGTTGCACAAACACATCAAATCCAAGTGTAATGCTTGGTGCGGCTTTGGTTGCAAAGAAAGCTTGTGAGCTAGGCCTGGAG GTCAAACCATGGATTAAGACGAGCCTTGCTCCTGGCTCTGGAGTTGTAACCAAATACTTGGAGAAAAG TGGCCTTCAAAAGTATTTAAACCAACTTGGTTTCAACATAGTCGGGTATGGGTGCACCACTTGCATTGGGAATTCTGGGGACCTTGATGCGTCTGTTTCTGCTGCAATAGCAGAGAATG ACATAGTTGCAGCTGCTGTATTGTCTGGAAATAGAAACTTTGAGGGGCGTGTGCATCCTTTGACCAGAGCCAATTATCTAGCATCGCCTCCACTTGTCGTAGCTTACGCTCTTGCTGGCACG GTTGATATTGACTTTGAAAAAGAACCTATAGGGACCTCAAAGGACGGAAAGAAGGTCTACTTCAAAGATATTTGGCCTAGTACTGAAGAGATAGCAGAG GTTGTGCAATCCAGCGTGTTGCCAAACATGTTTAAGAGTACCTATGAGGCAATAACCAAAGGCAATCCCATGTGGAATCAGCTTTCTGTTCCTTCAAGTACAGAGTACACCTGGGATCATACATCAACATACATTCATGAACCTCCTTACTTCAAAAACATGAGGATGTCTCCTCCTGGGCCACACCCTGTCAAAGATGCCTACTGCTTGCTAAACTTTGGTGACAGTATCACAACAGATCACATTTCACCTGCTGGAGCCATTCCCAAGGATAGTCCTGCTGCCAAGTACTTGATGGAGCATGGTGTTGATCCAAAAGACTTTAATTCGTATGGGAGTCGGCGTGGCAATGATGAGGTGATGACAAGGGGAACATTTGCAAATATTCGTCTTGTTAACAAACTACTGAAAGGAGAAGTCGGTCCCAAAACTATTCACATTCCCACAGGAGAGAAACTTTCTGTTTTTGATGCTGCCATG AGATACAAAAGTGAAGGCCATGATACTATAGTATTGGCGGGTGAGGAATATGGTAGCGGAAGTTCTCGCGATTGGGCTGCAAAAGGCCCCATGCTTCAA GGCGTTAAAGCAGTAATAGCGAAGAGCTTTGAGAGAATTCACCGTAGCAACCTTGTTGGCATGGGAATCGTGCCCTTGTGTTTCAAGCCTGGGGAGGACGCAGAGACCCTTGGTTTGACAGGCCACGAACGTTACACTATGCACCTCCCAAGCAATGTGAGCGACATTAAACCTGGACAAGATGTCACTGTAACTACTGACGATGGCAAGTCTTTCACATGCACTGTTCGCTTCGACACTGAG GTGGAACTGGCATACTATGACCATGGTGGAATCCTTCATTACGTCATTAGGAGCTTGATCAACACCAAGAATTAG